One segment of Nostoc flagelliforme CCNUN1 DNA contains the following:
- a CDS encoding tetratricopeptide repeat protein, which yields MKSKNQAVFALIVKSTIVFLPLLLSPGIASGQSAPSPSPALTPAPLLSNQEREELMRLRAEKRIQQQVQSDFNSAFSRTTILLNVWLVILSLFPVAIIALFWLLRRVVIREIVDRAMQQLQGMEKLQNQLATAKQEAENLIQEAKKINYELEEETASLQQQIKNEQKKYLSNLTSELDIAKAQVLSRLETELKKSQDNIQTLESEFAYGLSKLEFDAQQQRDIALDNIGKVASVIAEELSNLKLGVQQHQELAVADLEVSTSEFTSQLSGWQSDAQKQKDIAIETLTKLQSEFAEELSKLQVDAQKQKDITLDNLVILDNELKFQLSELQVDAQEQKNKIVESVAALQLEFANQLSELQVDAQTRKELIIGNLEKSGSEFASQFSDLQWNAQQQKILILEKLERLEAEFVSQLSELQLDTQERKDLILQELTEITPESILEAVNSEVGVEIKASSMPEVVNSEVEEEIQEQPQQSEFTADEYVKQGDELFSQRRYEDAIAAYNQAVKIQADEPVTWLKRGLTLGRLKRYKDAIASYDKAIAIQPDYHQAWCDRGVAFGNLQQHQQAFDSFDKATQIKPDDAVAWLNRGLSLVALEQYEEAIASFDKALEFQPNSPKIWDKHGYTLVRLGRDDEAIASFNKALEINPDYASAYYNKAACYALQRQVELSLLTLQQAIELNPRYKEDAVTDLDFDDIADDERFKKLIEQ from the coding sequence ATGAAGAGCAAAAATCAAGCTGTTTTCGCTTTAATTGTAAAAAGCACTATTGTCTTTTTACCCTTACTGCTGTCCCCTGGAATTGCCAGTGGACAATCTGCACCATCACCTTCCCCAGCACTAACTCCTGCTCCGCTATTATCGAATCAAGAACGGGAAGAATTAATGCGACTAAGAGCGGAAAAGCGAATTCAACAGCAAGTCCAATCTGATTTTAATAGCGCTTTTAGCCGGACAACTATCTTACTCAATGTCTGGCTAGTTATATTAAGTCTCTTTCCAGTCGCAATTATTGCTTTATTTTGGCTCCTGCGACGGGTGGTAATCCGTGAAATTGTTGATAGAGCTATGCAACAATTACAGGGAATGGAAAAATTGCAAAATCAGCTAGCCACCGCTAAACAAGAGGCTGAAAATCTTATTCAAGAAGCTAAAAAAATAAATTATGAATTAGAAGAGGAAACGGCTAGTTTACAACAACAGATTAAAAACGAGCAAAAAAAATATTTATCTAACCTTACATCTGAACTAGATATAGCTAAAGCACAGGTATTAAGTAGATTAGAAACTGAACTGAAAAAATCTCAAGACAATATACAAACTTTAGAGTCAGAATTTGCTTATGGGCTATCTAAGTTAGAGTTTGATGCTCAACAACAAAGAGATATAGCACTGGATAATATCGGAAAAGTAGCATCTGTCATCGCAGAAGAACTGTCTAATTTAAAGTTAGGTGTGCAACAACACCAAGAACTAGCCGTTGCTGATTTAGAAGTATCAACGTCTGAGTTCACATCTCAACTTTCTGGATGGCAGTCTGATGCTCAAAAACAAAAGGATATAGCTATTGAAACTTTAACAAAATTGCAGTCAGAATTTGCGGAAGAATTATCTAAATTACAGGTAGATGCTCAAAAACAAAAAGATATCACACTTGATAATTTAGTAATATTAGATAATGAATTGAAATTTCAATTATCTGAATTACAGGTAGATGCTCAAGAGCAAAAAAACAAAATTGTTGAGAGTGTAGCAGCATTGCAGTTAGAATTTGCCAATCAACTATCTGAATTACAAGTAGATGCTCAAACACGCAAAGAGCTAATCATTGGGAATTTAGAAAAATCTGGTTCTGAGTTTGCTTCGCAATTCTCAGATTTACAATGGAATGCTCAACAACAAAAGATTCTAATTTTGGAGAAGTTAGAAAGACTAGAAGCTGAGTTTGTCTCTCAACTCTCTGAGTTACAATTGGATACCCAAGAAAGAAAGGATCTCATCCTTCAGGAACTAACTGAAATTACACCTGAATCTATCCTAGAAGCGGTGAATTCTGAAGTTGGCGTTGAGATTAAAGCTTCATCCATGCCGGAGGTTGTAAATTCTGAAGTTGAGGAAGAAATACAAGAACAGCCACAACAATCAGAATTCACTGCTGATGAGTATGTAAAACAGGGAGATGAGTTATTTTCCCAAAGACGCTATGAAGATGCGATCGCAGCTTATAACCAAGCGGTTAAAATCCAAGCTGATGAACCTGTGACTTGGTTAAAACGAGGTCTAACTCTAGGGAGATTAAAACGCTACAAAGATGCGATCGCTTCTTATGATAAAGCTATTGCGATTCAACCAGATTATCATCAAGCTTGGTGCGATCGCGGCGTTGCTTTTGGTAACTTACAACAGCATCAGCAAGCCTTTGACTCATTTGATAAAGCTACACAAATCAAACCTGATGATGCTGTTGCTTGGTTGAATCGCGGTCTTTCCCTAGTAGCATTAGAACAATATGAAGAGGCTATAGCATCTTTTGATAAAGCGCTGGAATTCCAACCCAATTCTCCCAAAATTTGGGATAAACACGGTTATACCTTGGTAAGATTGGGACGCGATGATGAAGCGATCGCTAGTTTTAATAAAGCCTTAGAAATTAACCCAGATTATGCCAGTGCCTATTACAACAAAGCAGCCTGTTACGCACTGCAAAGACAAGTTGAACTATCTCTGCTAACTCTACAACAAGCAATTGAACTTAATCCCAGGTATAAAGAAGACGCAGTAACTGACCTAGATTTTGATGATATTGCCGATGATGAGCGCTTTAAAAAGTTAATTGAACAGTAA
- a CDS encoding pentapeptide repeat-containing protein produces the protein MKADQLLKNYAAGVRDFTGVNLSEANLREADLSGIILDRAILDGANLSHANLAQASLIEADLNGANLSNADLSGSNLSGAILDGAILDGAAMDGANLSQADLTVAKLIDTNLSEADLQEASLIAANLDGADLSGADLTVADLSQANLTQADLNQTNLSGANLDGANIEGTILDENV, from the coding sequence ATGAAAGCAGATCAACTCCTGAAAAACTATGCCGCAGGTGTCAGAGACTTTACTGGTGTCAACTTGAGCGAGGCAAACTTAAGGGAAGCCGATCTCAGTGGCATAATTTTAGATAGAGCAATTTTAGATGGAGCTAATCTGAGTCACGCTAATTTAGCCCAAGCCAGTTTGATTGAGGCAGACTTAAATGGAGCAAATTTGAGCAATGCTGACCTAAGTGGTAGCAACTTAAGCGGAGCTATCTTGGATGGAGCTATCTTAGATGGAGCAGCAATGGATGGAGCTAATTTAAGTCAGGCTGATTTGACGGTTGCGAAACTGATTGACACTAACTTGAGTGAAGCCGATTTGCAGGAAGCTAGTTTGATAGCGGCGAATTTAGATGGAGCAGATTTGAGTGGTGCAGACTTAACTGTAGCTGACTTATCCCAGGCAAATCTCACTCAAGCAGATTTGAACCAGACAAATTTGAGCGGAGCAAATTTGGATGGAGCCAATATAGAAGGAACAATCCTGGATGAGAATGTTTAA
- a CDS encoding TldD/PmbA family protein, translating into MPTTLADAQNLLSDLIACYSERVDYLMIRLEEAEGTDILLRGDKVETLSEGISIGGHIRACYKGGWGLSCFNQLATIKDRIEEAIAAARMVGDEETLLAPIDPVQAVCILPLKGTDPRKIPLSKKKQLCDRYTELLKSVDHRIATTSVRYGDSAQKVIIATSEGTLIEQSWVDMEMRFAATARNGETVQTGRETTGSRKAYEDLTGLDEQVKSAAQRAIAALSLPSVKGNTYTVVIDPILTGLFVHEAFGHLSEADMAYENPDLLEVMTIGRRFGPEELQIFDGAAPEGHRGSYFYDDEGTPATTTQLIKDGVLVGRLHSRETAGKLEEAPTGNARCLNYHFTPIVRMTNTWIERGKTPVKDLFTDIKEGVYARNWLGGMTNGEMFTFSAGEAWMIRNGKIAEPVRDVTLSGNVFQTLADIEAIGDDFYWDESGGCGKGGQNGLSVGCGGPSLRIRDVVVGGET; encoded by the coding sequence ATGCCAACTACACTTGCTGACGCACAAAATTTACTTTCTGACCTGATCGCCTGCTACTCTGAGCGTGTAGATTATCTGATGATTCGCCTTGAAGAAGCAGAAGGGACTGATATCTTGTTGCGTGGCGACAAGGTAGAAACCCTCAGTGAAGGCATCTCCATTGGTGGACATATTCGCGCTTGTTATAAAGGTGGATGGGGTTTGAGCTGCTTTAACCAACTGGCGACAATCAAAGATCGCATAGAAGAAGCGATCGCTGCTGCGCGGATGGTTGGTGATGAAGAAACTTTACTTGCACCTATTGACCCGGTGCAAGCAGTATGCATTCTACCCCTAAAAGGCACTGATCCCCGAAAAATCCCACTCTCGAAGAAAAAACAATTGTGCGATCGCTATACTGAATTGCTCAAAAGCGTTGATCACCGGATTGCCACTACCTCAGTGCGTTACGGTGACAGCGCCCAAAAAGTGATCATAGCTACCTCAGAAGGCACTTTGATCGAGCAATCTTGGGTGGATATGGAAATGCGCTTTGCGGCTACCGCCAGAAATGGCGAAACCGTACAAACTGGACGGGAAACTACTGGCTCTCGCAAAGCTTACGAAGATTTAACCGGTTTAGATGAACAGGTTAAAAGTGCTGCTCAAAGAGCGATCGCAGCCTTATCTCTGCCATCGGTGAAAGGCAATACTTATACTGTAGTCATTGACCCAATTCTCACGGGTTTGTTTGTCCACGAAGCCTTTGGACATCTTTCTGAGGCCGATATGGCTTACGAAAACCCCGATCTATTGGAAGTCATGACCATTGGACGGCGGTTTGGCCCAGAAGAACTCCAAATTTTTGATGGTGCTGCCCCAGAGGGACATCGCGGTAGCTATTTTTACGATGATGAAGGCACGCCTGCCACAACTACTCAACTAATTAAAGATGGAGTTTTAGTTGGACGTTTACATTCTCGTGAAACTGCTGGCAAATTGGAAGAAGCGCCTACGGGTAACGCTCGTTGTCTCAACTATCACTTTACTCCCATTGTGCGGATGACAAATACCTGGATTGAACGGGGTAAAACGCCAGTCAAAGACTTATTCACCGATATCAAAGAAGGAGTTTATGCCCGCAATTGGTTGGGTGGGATGACGAATGGGGAAATGTTCACCTTCAGTGCTGGGGAAGCGTGGATGATTCGGAATGGCAAAATTGCTGAACCAGTAAGGGATGTAACGCTTTCGGGTAATGTATTCCAAACTTTAGCGGATATTGAGGCAATTGGTGATGATTTTTACTGGGATGAATCCGGCGGTTGTGGTAAGGGAGGGCAAAATGGTTTGTCAGTGGGTTGTGGTGGCCCTAGTCTCCGAATTCGAGATGTAGTGGTTGGTGGAGAAACGTAA
- a CDS encoding RNA recognition motif domain-containing protein, producing MSIYVGNLSYEVTQEDLTSVFAEHGSVKRVQLPTDRETGRPRGFAFVEMGTEAEETAAIEALDGAEWMGRDLKVNKAKPKEDRGGSFGGGGDRRGGGGGYSRGGGGGRY from the coding sequence ATGTCAATTTATGTAGGTAATCTATCCTACGAGGTCACACAAGAAGACCTTACATCTGTTTTTGCCGAACATGGTTCTGTAAAACGGGTTCAGTTGCCTACCGACCGCGAAACAGGACGTCCACGCGGCTTTGCTTTCGTAGAGATGGGTACAGAAGCTGAAGAAACAGCTGCCATTGAAGCTCTTGATGGTGCTGAGTGGATGGGACGCGACCTGAAAGTGAATAAGGCTAAACCCAAGGAAGATAGAGGTGGTTCCTTTGGTGGTGGTGGTGACCGTCGCGGCGGTGGTGGTGGATATTCTCGAGGAGGAGGAGGAGGACGCTACTAA
- the rpsU gene encoding 30S ribosomal protein S21: MTQVFVGENEGIESALRRFKREVSKAGIFPDMRKNRHFETPLEKHKRKEVARHKQRKRNFRRN; this comes from the coding sequence ATGACCCAAGTATTTGTGGGCGAAAATGAAGGAATTGAGTCAGCCTTACGTCGATTTAAGAGGGAAGTTTCCAAAGCAGGTATTTTTCCAGACATGAGAAAGAATCGTCACTTTGAAACGCCTTTGGAAAAACACAAGCGCAAAGAAGTTGCAAGGCACAAACAACGTAAGAGAAATTTCCGTCGCAATTGA
- a CDS encoding ribbon-helix-helix domain-containing protein — protein sequence MNKKWAAKRLTINLTSSEAQKLEQYCSMTGRPATDVIRELIRSLSTQEEKVSQTY from the coding sequence ATGAATAAAAAATGGGCTGCTAAACGACTTACAATCAATCTCACGTCAAGTGAGGCACAGAAGCTTGAACAATACTGTTCAATGACGGGAAGACCAGCAACCGATGTGATTCGGGAGTTAATTCGCTCTCTTTCTACTCAAGAGGAAAAAGTGTCCCAAACCTACTAA
- a CDS encoding IS701 family transposase, protein MDVELQILKHLARDAHPTVATIDEYCAEYKDLFKEVRNYECFKYLHLGIMSQIKRKSLPEIAKVVSINSAQSLHHFLANSDWSLDKLKQRRLNKLKKVLDGNAITVVIDETGDRKKGKKTDYVARQYLGSVGKVDNGIVSVNAYGVYSNIAFPLTVKVFKPKGTLKAEDKYKTKIELASEIITELIDSGFNIKLVLADSLYGESSQFIRKLAEYKLDYVVAIRSNHGVWLPAEQSIRANKWCKFNRTFSNEKSESRYIREIIYGKKRAISYWEITTDPETMPENSTSFVMTNLQGNLKKILGDLYGLRTWVEYGFRQCKQELGWTDYRFTNFQHIERWWEIIFCVYTMISLSSPALLGLNKSRQIETEVQENNDVDFSNHPQWNHEYGWKNTLNNLRLIIQPLLLFWLIYPWLGIFPNSQLLLGFNHLIAAMNQFKPGYASG, encoded by the coding sequence ATGGATGTAGAATTACAAATCTTGAAACATTTGGCAAGAGATGCTCACCCAACAGTTGCTACCATAGATGAATATTGTGCAGAGTATAAAGACCTGTTTAAAGAAGTAAGAAATTATGAATGCTTCAAATATTTACATCTGGGAATAATGTCACAAATTAAAAGAAAATCATTGCCAGAGATAGCGAAAGTTGTAAGTATAAACTCCGCACAATCATTACATCATTTTCTAGCCAATTCAGATTGGTCATTAGATAAATTAAAACAGCGAAGATTAAATAAACTCAAAAAAGTACTAGATGGAAATGCGATTACAGTAGTAATAGATGAAACAGGAGATAGAAAAAAAGGTAAAAAGACTGATTATGTAGCAAGACAATATCTAGGAAGTGTGGGGAAAGTGGATAATGGGATAGTTTCAGTCAATGCCTATGGAGTTTACTCGAATATAGCATTTCCTTTAACTGTAAAAGTATTCAAACCGAAAGGGACACTAAAAGCAGAGGATAAATATAAAACTAAAATAGAGTTGGCATCAGAAATTATTACTGAATTAATTGACTCAGGCTTTAATATTAAATTAGTACTAGCAGATAGTTTATATGGTGAAAGTAGCCAGTTTATTAGAAAACTAGCTGAATATAAATTAGATTATGTCGTAGCAATAAGAAGTAATCATGGAGTCTGGCTTCCAGCAGAGCAGAGCATTAGGGCGAATAAGTGGTGTAAATTTAACAGAACATTTAGCAATGAAAAGTCAGAAAGTAGATACATTAGGGAAATAATTTATGGTAAAAAAAGAGCCATAAGTTACTGGGAAATAACTACTGACCCAGAAACCATGCCAGAGAATTCTACTTCTTTTGTGATGACAAATCTTCAAGGTAATCTCAAGAAAATTTTAGGAGATTTATATGGATTAAGAACCTGGGTAGAATATGGTTTCCGACAGTGTAAACAGGAACTAGGTTGGACAGATTATCGTTTCACCAATTTTCAACATATTGAGAGATGGTGGGAAATTATTTTTTGTGTTTACACAATGATCAGTTTAAGTTCTCCAGCCTTGTTAGGCTTGAATAAATCTCGTCAAATTGAAACTGAGGTACAAGAAAATAATGATGTTGATTTTTCTAATCATCCACAATGGAACCATGAATACGGATGGAAGAATACTTTAAATAATCTGCGTCTCATTATCCAACCACTCTTACTATTTTGGTTGATTTATCCCTGGTTAGGTATTTTCCCTAATTCACAGTTATTGCTAGGATTCAATCATTTAATTGCTGCAATGAATCAATTTAAACCTGGTTATGCTTCTGGATAA
- a CDS encoding iron-siderophore ABC transporter substrate-binding protein, with protein MTLNVVLFKGCYNFLPQQIYSSNVNSIVSECRKIKHKLGESCIPLNPQRIIVTDQESLESLVALNLKPIATTISNRVGNKARILEDKIDGITYLGKESQINIEKIVQLNPDLILGFSINPQEYKLFSQIAPTVSIVYTETGWKETFKHIAEIVDRSYKAEKILDQYQQRIEKLKLAFSQKFGQAEISVMRFYTDIQFTQFLSQLSFPVSILEELKLSIPLAQRQVSNSNVSYENVSLERVDLLEADAMFIALDPGAEENFQKYRNSPLWQTLDVVKKNRVYTVDSGYWIFGSVLSANAILDDVVKYLLEAS; from the coding sequence ATAACCCTGAATGTAGTGCTCTTTAAGGGTTGCTATAATTTTTTGCCTCAACAAATCTACTCATCAAATGTAAATTCAATAGTATCAGAATGCCGAAAAATAAAGCATAAGCTAGGAGAAAGCTGTATTCCTCTCAATCCCCAACGGATCATCGTGACTGACCAAGAAAGTTTAGAGTCATTAGTGGCTTTGAACTTAAAACCAATAGCAACAACAATCTCAAACCGAGTTGGGAATAAAGCACGTATATTGGAGGATAAAATCGATGGTATTACTTATTTAGGCAAGGAAAGCCAGATAAACATCGAAAAGATTGTACAATTAAATCCTGATTTAATTTTAGGTTTTTCAATTAATCCTCAAGAATATAAATTGTTTTCTCAAATAGCTCCAACAGTTTCAATTGTTTATACAGAAACTGGTTGGAAAGAAACTTTTAAACACATAGCTGAAATAGTAGATAGAAGTTACAAAGCAGAAAAAATACTAGATCAATATCAACAAAGGATTGAAAAATTAAAATTAGCTTTTTCTCAAAAATTTGGACAAGCAGAAATTTCTGTAATGCGATTTTATACAGATATTCAATTCACTCAATTTCTTAGCCAATTATCATTCCCTGTTAGTATTTTAGAGGAACTAAAACTATCTATTCCCCTCGCACAGCGTCAAGTTAGCAATTCAAATGTAAGTTATGAGAATGTTAGTTTAGAACGTGTAGACTTGCTAGAAGCAGATGCGATGTTTATAGCTTTAGACCCAGGTGCGGAAGAAAATTTTCAAAAATATAGGAATAGTCCTTTATGGCAAACGTTAGATGTAGTTAAAAAAAATAGGGTATACACTGTTGATTCTGGTTACTGGATTTTTGGCAGCGTCTTATCAGCAAATGCCATTCTAGATGACGTTGTTAAGTATTTGTTAGAAGCCTCTTAA
- a CDS encoding ferric iron reductase: MPKPLIILNEDNFIAEIFTHAQHTLNSFYTDCMILTQPPDGAEVIALNDYLQPERLISAVKARSEYERTQEIRIAASIWNKVYSWKTLPGVLALMTWAGVGLDAAVENISFVLEDGQPKAVWFHDLSRTVIYPKRSPIPIPKNYTGKIVNSVDALHQAVFTGLFQQNLALMIDRVHSLTKLSKKTMWGNAVNASEGQFAELTKCTSPEAIEIDYSVLYEQPYSSVMPGRNPLYNLVRTEQLNEPGLPTQVTVRLTCCLYTFIPPYNEKCANCPLIEPQERIALIKEELAEDS; the protein is encoded by the coding sequence ATGCCAAAACCACTAATTATCCTTAATGAGGATAATTTTATAGCAGAAATATTTACACATGCTCAACATACTTTAAATAGCTTCTACACTGACTGCATGATCTTGACTCAGCCTCCTGATGGTGCTGAGGTCATCGCACTTAACGATTACTTACAACCAGAAAGGCTTATATCTGCTGTAAAAGCAAGGTCTGAATACGAAAGAACTCAAGAAATTCGCATTGCTGCATCTATCTGGAACAAAGTTTACAGCTGGAAAACACTACCAGGTGTTTTAGCTTTGATGACTTGGGCGGGTGTAGGACTGGATGCTGCTGTTGAAAATATAAGTTTTGTTTTGGAAGACGGCCAACCAAAGGCAGTATGGTTTCACGATCTCAGTCGTACTGTAATTTATCCTAAGCGATCGCCTATCCCAATCCCCAAAAACTATACAGGAAAAATAGTAAACAGCGTAGATGCTTTACACCAAGCCGTATTCACTGGCTTGTTTCAACAAAATTTAGCACTAATGATTGACCGCGTTCATAGTTTAACCAAACTCTCCAAAAAAACTATGTGGGGTAATGCGGTTAACGCCTCTGAAGGACAGTTTGCCGAACTTACTAAGTGTACTAGCCCAGAAGCAATAGAAATAGATTACTCGGTCTTGTATGAACAACCTTACAGTTCAGTAATGCCGGGTCGCAATCCCCTTTACAATTTGGTACGTACCGAACAACTCAATGAACCGGGTTTACCTACCCAAGTTACAGTTCGACTTACTTGCTGCTTATATACTTTCATTCCTCCATATAATGAAAAGTGTGCTAACTGCCCTCTGATAGAACCGCAGGAAAGAATTGCACTCATCAAAGAAGAGTTGGCTGAAGATAGCTGA
- a CDS encoding MFS transporter, with amino-acid sequence MPQKPNSASMRNFMIVWVGQLVSTIGSSMTSFAIEIWAWEITGKATTIALVGFFSLLPSIIITPISGVIVDRFNRKLLMMVGDTVAVFTTIIILLLYLTNHLQIWHFYLTGAIVGTFNQFQSLAYSSSVSLMIPKKHYTRASSLEFMSSYGSNIIAPALAGYLYTVIGFLGIWLIDIFTFTIAISSLLLVSIPQPLPTTANEKVAHIGRDLGFGWRYINTQKSLLALLVVNLLFWLPHDIGNSLYSPMILSRTNNSTLVLGSLASAAGFGGVMGAIILSTWGGFKRKIKGVLLGMIGAGLSKIFFGLGRTPWVWIPAQFCSSFNFPLNGSSDTAIWLAKVPPNVQGRVFAARSLLLQIASAVGYLIAGPLADQVFTPALQSGGILVGMLGGLLGTGTGAGIALLYVICAVWMLLVGLVGFSVRLLRDVETIVPDYDAEYSQLK; translated from the coding sequence ATGCCACAAAAACCAAACTCTGCCAGTATGCGTAATTTTATGATCGTCTGGGTTGGTCAGTTAGTATCTACTATCGGTAGCAGTATGACCAGCTTTGCGATTGAAATTTGGGCATGGGAAATTACAGGTAAAGCAACTACTATCGCTTTGGTCGGTTTTTTTAGTTTGCTTCCCAGTATTATTATTACACCTATTAGTGGTGTCATTGTAGACCGTTTTAATCGAAAATTGTTAATGATGGTAGGTGACACAGTAGCAGTTTTCACTACTATTATTATTTTATTGCTGTATCTCACCAATCATTTGCAAATTTGGCACTTTTATCTTACAGGCGCTATCGTCGGGACTTTCAATCAATTTCAGTCTTTAGCATACTCATCATCAGTATCGCTAATGATTCCTAAAAAACATTATACCCGTGCTAGTAGTCTAGAATTTATGTCTAGTTATGGAAGCAATATAATCGCACCCGCGTTGGCTGGATATCTTTACACAGTCATTGGTTTTTTAGGAATTTGGCTGATTGATATATTTACTTTTACCATCGCAATTAGCAGCTTATTATTAGTAAGTATTCCTCAACCACTACCAACAACAGCAAATGAAAAGGTAGCCCATATTGGGCGAGATTTAGGGTTTGGTTGGCGCTACATTAATACCCAAAAAAGCTTATTGGCTCTGTTAGTAGTTAATTTATTATTTTGGCTTCCTCATGACATTGGTAATTCCCTATACTCACCAATGATTCTTTCAAGAACAAATAACAGTACTTTAGTGCTAGGTAGTTTAGCTTCTGCTGCTGGTTTTGGCGGCGTAATGGGAGCAATAATTCTTAGCACTTGGGGTGGTTTTAAACGTAAAATCAAAGGCGTTTTATTGGGGATGATAGGTGCAGGTTTAAGCAAAATTTTCTTTGGTTTGGGTAGAACTCCTTGGGTTTGGATTCCTGCACAATTTTGCTCATCTTTCAATTTTCCTTTAAATGGGAGTTCGGATACTGCTATTTGGTTAGCTAAAGTACCTCCTAATGTGCAAGGAAGAGTTTTTGCAGCGCGATCACTACTTTTGCAGATAGCTTCTGCGGTAGGCTACTTAATAGCAGGGCCTTTGGCAGATCAGGTTTTTACACCTGCGTTGCAATCAGGGGGTATTTTGGTTGGTATGTTAGGAGGGTTACTTGGGACTGGTACTGGTGCAGGGATAGCCCTTTTATATGTAATTTGTGCTGTTTGGATGTTACTGGTTGGTTTGGTTGGGTTTTCTGTACGCCTGCTGCGGGATGTAGAAACTATTGTGCCAGACTATGATGCAGAATATAGTCAGTTGAAATAG